In Oscillatoria salina IIICB1, the genomic window GACGGAGTAGTCGCCGACTATCCAGTCAGTCCCGGACAAAACGTACTCATTTCCGACGAACAACAAGTAGCCGCCGGAACCCCCTTAACCGACGGTCCGGCAAACCCCCACGAAATCTTAGAAATATTCTTTCAACTCTACCTCGAAGAAAAAGGAGTTTATGAAGCAGCCCTAATTGGCTTAGAACAAGCCCAGCGCTTCCTCGTCAACGAAGTGCAATCAGTTTATCAGTCCCAGGGAATTGACATCGCTGACAAACATATTGAAGTAATCGTCCGTCAGATGACCTCAAAAGTCCGAGTAGATGACGGCGGAGACACAACCATGCTCCCAGGAGAACTAGTCGAATTGCGCCAAATCGAACAAGTAAATGAAGCCATGAGCATCACCGGAGGAGCGCCCGCACGTTATACCCCAGTCCTACTAGGAATTACCAAAGCCTCCCTCAACACAGACAGTTTCATCTCCGCAGCCTCCTTCCAAGAAACAACCAGAGTATTAACCGAAGCAGCGATCGAAGGTAAATCAGACTGGTTGCGAGGCTTGAAAGAAAACGTGATCATCGGTCGCTTAATTCCCGCCGGAACGGGCTTTTCTCAACTAACCGAAGAACCCTTAACCATAGATAGTGAAGGGGGTAGTACCAGGAGCGAAACCAACATCGCACGTACCAGCTTCCGCACTAGTCCCGTCCAAACTGACGACCCCATGGATGTCGTTTTAGACGATCGCACTGCACGCGCTTATTCATTAGTAGAAGAAGAACGCCCCTCCGGTACCCCAGACTCTCAATCTCAGAAAAATAAACCACCTGCCACCGAGAGTAATTCTCCTAGCAGTTTCACCTCAAAAAGTAACCTTAACAACATAGATGGAACTGACTCCGAAGAGTAGCGATCGCTCTTGACTTCAATTCTTCATCCAGAAGAATAACTTTCCCCAATCTTCGATCGGTAGAGACGTCGCCAAAACACGTCTCTACCTTTTATTTCAACCCTCCATCGAGCTAAGAAATCCCCTCTAACTCACCAGGTCGTATAGTTAACTTTCTCATCTCTTGACCCCGATATATGCGGATCTCAATCGGCTTACCTACCTCGCTATTTTCCACCATACGCTGTAACTGTTCCGCATCCACAACTTTTTGCCCATTAAACTCAACGATCGCATCTCCACTATTAATTCCGGCTGCGGCGGCGGGGCTATTCGGTTCGACCCCCATGACCAAAACCCCAATAACCTCCGGTAACTGAAGCGAAGAATTAGGGTCTTGATTATTCCTCGCAGCTAATTGGGGAGTTAGATTGACCATGCGAATACCCAAATAAGGGTGAACCACCTTTTCTCCTTCAGCCAACACCGGGTAAATAACCTTAGCTTTATTCACCGGAATCGCAAAACCAATACCCGTAGCTCCAGGACGAATAGCCGTGTTAATCCCGATTACTTCACCATTTTCATTTAATAACGGACCCCCAGAATTTCCCGGATTAATCGCCGCATCAGTTTGAATAAAATCCAGCCGTTTGTCAGGAATCCCCACTTGCGCGCTAGAACGATTGAGAGTGCTAACGATACCTAAAGTAACAGTATTATCAAGTCCGAGAGGATTGCCCACAGCGATCGCCCAGTCTCCTACTTCAATTTGGGAAGAGTCTCCTAGTGTAACAGTGGGAAAGTTTTCGCCTTCAATTTTGACGACTGCTAAATCGGTTACTGGATCTGCACCTAATACTTTTCCTTCAAAGGTACGTCCATCTCTAAGAATTACTGTGACGCGATCGGCGTTATTTACCACATGAGAATTAGTGAGGATGATCCCATTACTTTCAACTATAAAGCCAGAACCTTGACCGCGTAAGTGTCTTTCTTGGGGCGGTTGGAAGAGAAAATCATCACCAAAAAAGCGACGGAAAAAAGGATCGTCAAAAAATGGATCGATGCGACGAGAAATCGTTCTTTCGGTATCGATTAGCACTACTGCCTGTCCTACCTTACGAACTGCATCAGCGACAAAGCTGTGGTGAGTAGCAGTAGAAGTTTTTTGTGCTAGCTGTAGAGAGGAAAGTGTTGGACTAGCTTGAGTCGGCGAAGCGGAATAAATTCCCATCATTATCAATACCGAAAGAAGCATAGCTAACAGACGGGCAGCCTGACAACTGCAAAAAAACTTGTTTAATTTCATGGTTCCTTAATTTGCGATTTAGAAAATTATTTGGGATGAGCGGGTATTTCTAAACTTTACCAGCTACGTTCCCTGGAAAATCCCGAGTTTATGGCTTGGGATGACCGAAGAGATCTGGTCTCTAACTGTCTAGTGCTAGCAATCAGAGTTTACACTAAGTAAGATCGAACATAAGACTTTTAAGATTATCGGAGTTAACTCGTTGATTAATCAATCCTTTGACAAGCTAGCAAAAGAGGAACATTCACATCGAAAATCCGTGAAAGAAGATCTCCACCAGCATCATCATAGTCACGAAGATCGGGTAAAACCTCACGTTCATACTGAAGAGTCACTACGCAAGATTATTAATC contains:
- a CDS encoding HhoA/HhoB/HtrA family serine endopeptidase, with translation MKLNKFFCSCQAARLLAMLLSVLIMMGIYSASPTQASPTLSSLQLAQKTSTATHHSFVADAVRKVGQAVVLIDTERTISRRIDPFFDDPFFRRFFGDDFLFQPPQERHLRGQGSGFIVESNGIILTNSHVVNNADRVTVILRDGRTFEGKVLGADPVTDLAVVKIEGENFPTVTLGDSSQIEVGDWAIAVGNPLGLDNTVTLGIVSTLNRSSAQVGIPDKRLDFIQTDAAINPGNSGGPLLNENGEVIGINTAIRPGATGIGFAIPVNKAKVIYPVLAEGEKVVHPYLGIRMVNLTPQLAARNNQDPNSSLQLPEVIGVLVMGVEPNSPAAAAGINSGDAIVEFNGQKVVDAEQLQRMVENSEVGKPIEIRIYRGQEMRKLTIRPGELEGIS